In the genome of Proteiniborus sp. DW1, one region contains:
- the rlmD gene encoding 23S rRNA (uracil(1939)-C(5))-methyltransferase RlmD: MKKNDILEVYIDEVEFPSKGIAKVGDNNILIKNAIKGQKVKIRITKKRKDKIEGKILEVLERAPMEKEPFCKHFGICGGCSYQTISYNDQLNMKSDQVLKLLKDAEIGDFEYLGIEPSPIEYDYRNKMEFTFGDVEKGGELTLGMHQKGKFYEIVTVDGCKIVDEDFIKVLTNILGYFKEKGVALYNKRSHEGVLRHLVVRKAMKTGELLINLVTSSQQQLNLNELIERLKGIDFQGELVGFLHTINDNLSDTVQSDETRVLFGRDYIIEEILGLRFKISAFSFFQTNTLGAEKLYSIVRDFAGDKKDKLIYDLYCGTGTIAQIMAAVASKVIGIEIVEEAVEAAKENAKLNGLDNCHFIAGDVMEKVSELKEQPDLIILDPPRDGIHPKAIHKIIDFEPEEFIYVSCNPRSLARDLPIFEERGYKVEKVKCMDMFPHTPHVEAAILMTYCGSGKE; encoded by the coding sequence AAAAGAATGATATATTAGAAGTTTATATAGACGAAGTAGAGTTTCCGAGCAAAGGAATAGCAAAAGTAGGAGATAATAATATACTTATCAAGAATGCTATAAAAGGCCAAAAAGTCAAAATAAGAATTACAAAGAAAAGAAAGGATAAAATTGAAGGAAAGATATTAGAAGTTTTAGAAAGAGCACCTATGGAAAAAGAACCATTTTGTAAGCATTTTGGCATATGTGGAGGATGTTCATATCAGACAATTTCATATAATGACCAGCTAAATATGAAGAGCGATCAAGTATTAAAGCTATTAAAGGATGCAGAGATTGGTGATTTTGAATATCTAGGAATCGAACCAAGTCCCATAGAATACGACTATAGAAATAAAATGGAGTTTACTTTTGGTGATGTGGAAAAGGGCGGAGAGTTAACTCTTGGTATGCATCAAAAAGGCAAGTTTTATGAGATAGTTACAGTAGACGGCTGTAAGATAGTGGATGAAGATTTTATAAAAGTACTGACCAATATTCTAGGCTATTTCAAAGAAAAAGGTGTAGCACTATATAATAAAAGGAGCCATGAAGGTGTACTTAGACATTTAGTAGTTAGAAAGGCTATGAAGACAGGAGAGCTTCTGATTAATTTAGTGACTTCATCACAACAACAGTTAAATCTTAATGAACTTATCGAGAGGCTTAAAGGAATTGATTTTCAGGGAGAGCTTGTAGGCTTCTTACACACTATAAATGACAATCTTTCGGATACAGTTCAAAGCGATGAGACAAGGGTATTGTTCGGAAGGGATTATATAATAGAAGAAATCCTAGGACTTAGATTTAAAATATCAGCATTTTCATTTTTCCAAACTAATACTTTAGGGGCAGAAAAGCTATATTCCATAGTTAGAGACTTTGCAGGAGATAAAAAAGATAAGCTTATATATGATCTATATTGTGGAACTGGTACAATAGCTCAAATCATGGCAGCTGTAGCTAGTAAAGTCATAGGTATAGAGATAGTAGAAGAAGCAGTAGAAGCAGCAAAGGAAAATGCAAAGCTAAATGGACTGGACAACTGCCACTTCATAGCAGGAGACGTAATGGAAAAGGTATCAGAGCTCAAAGAACAGCCTGACCTAATAATCCTTGACCCACCAAGAGATGGCATTCATCCAAAGGCTATACACAAAATAATAGACTTTGAACCAGAAGAATTCATCTATGTATCATGTAACCCAAGGTCTTTAGCGAGAGATTTGCCTATCTTTGAGGAAAGAGGGTATAAGGTAGAGAAGGTTAAATGTATGGATATGTTTCCGCATACGCCGCACGTTGAGGCAGCAATTCTGATGACATATTGTGGTTCTGGGAAGGAATAA